A part of Thalassophryne amazonica chromosome 3, fThaAma1.1, whole genome shotgun sequence genomic DNA contains:
- the eif6 gene encoding eukaryotic translation initiation factor 6, which translates to MAVRAAFEKNNEIGCFAKLSNTYCLVAVGGSENFYSVFEGELSETIPVVHASIASCRIIGRMCVGNRHGLLLPSSTTDQELQHIRNCLPDAVRIQRVEERLSALGNVIACNDYVALVHPDLDRETEEILADTLKVEVFRQTVAGQVLVGSYCAFSNQGGLVHPKTSIEDQDELSALLQVPLVAGTVNRGSEVIAAGMVVNDWCAFCGLDTTSTELSVIESVFRLSDMAQPSAIATSMRDSLIDSLA; encoded by the exons ATGGCTGTGAGAGCGGCGTTTGAGAAAAACAACGAGATCGGCTGTTTCGCCAAACTGTCCAACACTTACTGCCTGGTGGCCGTCGGCGGATCCGAGAACTTCTACAG TGTGTTTGAGGgtgaactgtcagaaaccatccccGTGGTTCACGCTTCTATAGCGAGCTGTCGCATCATCGGAAGAATGTGTGTGG GTAACCGTCACGGCCTCCTGCTGCCAAGCAGCACGACAGACCAGGAGCTGCAGCATATCAGAAACTGCCTGCCAGATGCCGTGAGGATCCAGAGAGTTGAGGAGAGGCTCTCTGCTCTTGGAAACGTCATCGCCTGCAACGACTATGTCGCACTGGTCCACCCTGACCTGGACAGG GAAACAGAAGAAATCCTCGCAGACACTCTGAAGGTGGAGGTTTTCCGTCAGACGGTAGCAGGTCAGGTTCTGGTCGGCTCCTACTGTGCTTTCAGCAACCAGGGAGGTCTGGTCCACCCCAAAACCTCAATAGAAGACCAGGACGAACTGTCGGCTCTGCTGCAAGTTCCTCTTGTG GCTGGGACTGTGAACCGGGGCAGCGAGGTCATCGCGGCGGGGATGGTGGTGAATGACTGGTGTGCGTTCTGCGGCCTGGACACCACCAGCACGGAGCTGTCCGTCATTGAGAGCGTCTTCAGGCTGAGCGACATGGCGCAGCCTTCCGCCATTGCCACCAGCATGAGGGACTCGCTGATTGACAG TTTGGCGTAA